One Bosea sp. 685 DNA segment encodes these proteins:
- a CDS encoding cupin domain-containing protein produces MLTRNDRTVSDAMEQLRTALALGVRHIGFKDIGLPLDRLKDLKTAIKAGGATSYLEVVSLDRDSEIASAKAAVAIGIDILLGGTRVDEVLPLLAGTTIQYCPFPGRISGHPSVLEGTIDEIVASARALAAREGVHGLDLLAYRSHENVPALIAAVCGAVSKPVYVAGSIDTPGQIAALKQAGAAGFTIGTAALDGKYPADGTDVPRQLATIIRDVAKLNRHISPFHKDNLTHAFGRSSDRLFSDGGLSDSWPPRLATGVNNPRIRLAKFEGEAGWHFNSGEDEVFFVHKGRLLMKFRDRDEVIEEGEFIVVPRGVERCPAALDTRCEVVMLEIDATRRDSQGGKEQRA; encoded by the coding sequence ATGCTCACGCGCAACGACCGCACGGTCAGTGACGCAATGGAGCAGTTGCGGACGGCGCTGGCGCTCGGCGTCCGGCATATCGGCTTCAAGGATATCGGCTTGCCGCTCGACCGGCTGAAAGACCTGAAGACCGCGATCAAGGCGGGCGGCGCGACCTCCTATCTCGAGGTGGTTTCGCTCGATCGCGACAGCGAGATCGCCTCGGCGAAAGCCGCTGTCGCGATCGGCATCGACATTCTGCTCGGCGGCACCAGGGTCGACGAGGTGCTGCCGCTCCTTGCCGGCACGACGATCCAGTACTGCCCGTTCCCCGGCAGGATTTCAGGACACCCCAGCGTTCTCGAGGGGACGATCGACGAGATCGTCGCCAGCGCGCGGGCGCTTGCCGCGCGCGAGGGCGTGCACGGGCTCGATCTGCTGGCCTATCGCTCGCATGAGAACGTGCCGGCGCTGATCGCGGCCGTCTGTGGCGCGGTGTCCAAGCCCGTCTATGTCGCGGGATCGATCGACACGCCCGGCCAGATCGCCGCGCTGAAGCAGGCCGGGGCGGCCGGCTTCACCATCGGCACGGCTGCGTTGGACGGCAAATACCCCGCCGACGGCACAGATGTGCCGCGCCAGCTGGCGACGATCATCCGCGATGTCGCGAAGCTCAACCGGCACATCTCGCCGTTTCACAAGGACAACCTGACACACGCTTTCGGGCGATCGTCCGACCGATTATTTTCCGACGGAGGATTGTCCGACAGCTGGCCCCCGCGCCTCGCCACAGGCGTCAACAATCCGCGGATCAGGCTGGCGAAATTCGAGGGCGAGGCCGGCTGGCATTTCAACAGCGGGGAGGACGAGGTCTTCTTCGTCCATAAGGGCCGGCTTTTGATGAAATTCCGCGACCGCGACGAGGTCATCGAAGAAGGCGAGTTCATCGTCGTGCCGCGCGGCGTCGAACGCTGCCCGGCCGCGCTGGACACGCGCTGCGAGGTCGTCATGCTCGAGATCGACGCGACGCGACGCGACAGCCAAGGCGGCAAGGAACAACGCGCCTGA
- a CDS encoding patatin-like phospholipase family protein produces the protein MLTHIGVPAAPMTPAKPSDTAVILAFSGGGARSAAFGYGVLSALVEQHSPGTGTRTLADDVAVVAGVSGGGVLAAHFALYGPTGLSGFRRDFLDQDPEASLRMSYTPDNLLRAYRGGVNDLSGFAAWLDDHLYHGATLRDVDRRGRSRLVLHATDLYNRAPFSFDRRSFLAICSDYDSFSLAHAVAASSAVPVAFAPVVMRNFNDACPVAGQRTNPARPAVEASLFERHISDSQERYASASDLNYLKLLDGGLVDNLATSNLAGLMKQPAPEPLQPATAQQLRRAIIIVVDASTRVGGDMSNTASGPIATDTVVAATDAMIDSASRMSFDVLEREAAHWRDRLTHWRCNTRSPQTGCDKLEVKVVRLSLADVQEANAKARIMQLHYKLSLKPGDVDFLAGLGGQLLRGSAVYQRFIRSAF, from the coding sequence GTGCTGACGCATATCGGCGTGCCCGCTGCCCCAATGACCCCGGCAAAGCCCAGCGACACCGCAGTCATCCTCGCCTTTTCCGGCGGCGGGGCGCGCTCGGCTGCCTTTGGCTACGGTGTCCTGTCGGCGCTGGTCGAGCAGCACTCTCCGGGTACGGGCACCCGCACTCTCGCAGATGATGTCGCCGTGGTGGCCGGCGTTTCCGGCGGAGGCGTTCTTGCCGCCCACTTCGCGCTCTACGGGCCAACCGGGCTGTCCGGGTTTCGCCGCGACTTCCTTGATCAGGATCCGGAGGCGTCACTGCGCATGTCATACACGCCGGACAACCTGCTGCGGGCCTATCGCGGTGGCGTCAATGATCTATCGGGCTTCGCGGCCTGGCTCGATGACCATCTCTACCACGGCGCGACCCTGCGCGATGTCGATCGACGCGGGCGGTCACGGCTCGTGCTGCACGCGACGGACCTCTATAACCGGGCGCCCTTTTCCTTCGATCGCAGGAGTTTCCTCGCGATCTGCAGCGACTATGACAGCTTCTCCCTGGCACATGCGGTCGCCGCCTCATCGGCTGTGCCGGTCGCATTCGCGCCCGTCGTCATGCGGAATTTCAACGACGCCTGCCCCGTCGCCGGACAAAGGACAAACCCGGCGCGGCCGGCTGTCGAGGCCTCGCTGTTCGAGAGGCATATCTCGGATTCGCAGGAGCGCTATGCCAGCGCCAGCGACCTGAACTATCTCAAACTGCTCGACGGCGGCCTTGTCGACAACCTCGCGACGAGCAATCTCGCCGGGCTGATGAAACAACCGGCGCCCGAGCCGCTCCAGCCTGCCACGGCGCAGCAATTGCGGCGTGCGATCATCATCGTCGTCGATGCCTCGACGCGGGTCGGTGGCGACATGTCGAACACCGCCTCGGGCCCCATCGCGACCGATACCGTCGTCGCTGCCACAGACGCCATGATCGACAGCGCAAGCCGGATGAGTTTCGACGTGCTCGAACGGGAGGCGGCACATTGGCGCGATCGGCTCACGCATTGGCGCTGCAACACGCGCTCACCACAGACGGGATGCGACAAGCTCGAGGTCAAGGTGGTGCGGCTGTCGCTGGCTGATGTGCAGGAGGCCAACGCGAAGGCGCGGATCATGCAACTTCATTACAAGCTCAGCCTGAAACCCGGCGATGTCGATTTCCTCGCCGGTCTCGGCGGGCAGCTCCTGCGTGGCAGCGCCGTGTATCAACGCTTCATCCGCTCGGCGTTTTGA
- a CDS encoding xanthine dehydrogenase family protein molybdopterin-binding subunit: MNSRVSPADVSPGGAPAASVEIGQRVPRREDAILVQGQGRYTDDLSVERQLFAAFVRSPHAHGDLRAVDTADARAMKGVVAVYTAADLDGHGYNVILTVVDIPARDGTAMRKPGRAALADGKVRFVGDPVAVVVARSAEEARDAAEAVRLDIDILPAVTDAEAALSPGAPQLYDDVAGNLIVDFHSGDAGKVAAAFAEAAHVARLRIVNNRIVVNPIEPRAAIASFDGKAKRYTLHAPSQGAFGMRNNLAAAMGVKPAQMRLVTGHVGGSFGMKAAVFPEYVVLLHAARVLKRPVRWTDQRSESFVSDHHGRDMVFEAELALDARGRFLATRFTGVANMGAYVTPAGPLMATLNIGKNSVGMYRTPLVEVKTRCAVTNTAPIGAYRGAGRPEGNYLMERLIDKAARGMGIDRANLRRRNLVQPRSLPWATPVGTVYDSGDFPALFERALEAADWKGYAGRLKTSRKAGLLRGRGIGCYLEVTAPPSNEMGGIHFEPDGSVTIVTGTLDYGQGHWTPFAQLLTSQLGVPFDKIKLVQGDSDRLIAGGGTGGSKSLMASGSAIIEASDLVIEKGKLVAGHVLEADSADIAFAAGQFSVVGTDRAIGIMELAARLQAGTALAPGLPQSLDVDHVFKSAPSAYPNGCHVAEVEIDPETGHVAIARYVMVNDFGTVVNPMIVEGQLHGGVVQGIGQALFERTVYDESGQLMSGSYMDYALPRAADVPFFSFVSQGVPTQHNRVGAKGCGEAGCAGSLPSVMNAVVDALAPHGVTHLDMPATPQAIWRVIQAGRAGAGPDGVQR, from the coding sequence ATGAACTCTCGCGTTTCTCCTGCTGACGTTTCCCCTGGTGGCGCTCCCGCGGCTTCGGTCGAGATCGGCCAGCGCGTGCCGCGCCGGGAGGACGCGATCCTGGTGCAGGGGCAGGGGCGCTATACCGATGATCTCAGCGTCGAACGGCAGCTCTTCGCCGCCTTCGTGCGCAGCCCGCATGCGCATGGCGATCTCAGGGCGGTGGATACGGCAGACGCGCGCGCGATGAAGGGCGTCGTCGCGGTCTATACGGCAGCCGACCTCGACGGCCACGGCTACAACGTCATCCTGACGGTGGTCGATATACCCGCCCGCGATGGTACCGCCATGCGAAAGCCCGGGCGCGCGGCGCTGGCGGACGGCAAGGTCCGCTTCGTCGGCGACCCCGTTGCGGTCGTCGTCGCGCGCAGCGCCGAGGAGGCCCGCGACGCTGCCGAAGCGGTCAGGCTCGACATCGACATCCTGCCCGCCGTCACGGATGCCGAGGCGGCTCTAAGCCCTGGGGCTCCGCAGCTCTATGACGATGTCGCCGGCAATCTGATCGTCGATTTCCACTCCGGCGATGCCGGCAAGGTCGCGGCTGCCTTCGCTGAAGCCGCGCATGTCGCCCGGTTGCGGATCGTCAACAACCGCATCGTCGTCAACCCGATCGAGCCGCGCGCGGCGATTGCGAGTTTTGACGGCAAGGCGAAGCGCTACACGCTGCACGCGCCGAGCCAGGGCGCCTTCGGCATGCGCAACAATCTGGCCGCGGCCATGGGCGTGAAGCCTGCGCAGATGCGCCTGGTCACCGGCCATGTCGGCGGCTCCTTCGGCATGAAGGCCGCCGTGTTTCCCGAATATGTCGTGCTGCTCCATGCGGCGCGCGTGCTGAAGCGGCCGGTCCGCTGGACCGACCAACGCTCGGAGAGCTTCGTCTCGGATCACCATGGCCGCGACATGGTCTTCGAGGCCGAACTGGCGCTCGATGCGCGCGGGCGCTTCCTCGCCACGCGCTTCACCGGCGTGGCGAATATGGGCGCCTATGTCACCCCCGCCGGGCCGCTGATGGCGACGCTGAATATCGGCAAGAACTCGGTCGGCATGTATAGGACGCCGCTCGTCGAGGTTAAGACGCGTTGCGCGGTGACCAACACGGCGCCGATCGGTGCCTATCGCGGCGCCGGCCGCCCGGAAGGCAACTACCTGATGGAGCGGCTGATCGACAAGGCCGCCCGCGGCATGGGGATCGACAGGGCGAACTTGCGTCGGCGCAATCTGGTCCAGCCCAGGAGCCTGCCCTGGGCGACGCCGGTGGGCACGGTCTATGACAGCGGCGATTTCCCGGCGCTGTTCGAGCGGGCGCTCGAAGCCGCCGATTGGAAGGGCTATGCCGGGCGATTGAAGACGAGCCGCAAGGCCGGTTTGCTGCGCGGGCGAGGCATCGGCTGCTATCTTGAGGTCACGGCGCCACCCAGCAATGAAATGGGCGGAATCCATTTCGAGCCGGACGGCAGCGTGACCATCGTCACCGGCACGCTGGATTACGGCCAGGGCCATTGGACGCCTTTCGCCCAATTGCTCACCAGCCAGCTGGGCGTGCCCTTCGACAAGATCAAGCTCGTGCAGGGCGACAGCGACCGGCTGATCGCGGGCGGCGGCACGGGCGGCTCGAAATCGCTGATGGCGAGCGGCTCGGCGATCATCGAGGCGAGCGACCTCGTCATCGAAAAGGGCAAGCTCGTCGCCGGCCATGTCCTGGAGGCCGACAGCGCCGATATCGCGTTTGCGGCGGGCCAGTTCAGCGTCGTCGGCACCGACCGCGCGATCGGCATCATGGAGCTGGCGGCGCGGCTGCAGGCCGGCACTGCGCTCGCGCCTGGACTGCCGCAGTCGCTCGACGTCGATCATGTCTTCAAATCGGCGCCCTCGGCCTATCCCAATGGCTGCCATGTCGCCGAGGTCGAGATCGATCCTGAGACCGGCCATGTCGCGATCGCGCGCTATGTCATGGTCAATGATTTCGGCACGGTGGTGAACCCGATGATCGTCGAGGGCCAGCTCCATGGCGGCGTCGTCCAGGGCATCGGCCAGGCCCTGTTCGAGCGCACCGTCTATGACGAGAGCGGCCAGCTCATGAGCGGCTCCTATATGGACTATGCCTTGCCCCGCGCGGCGGATGTGCCGTTCTTCTCCTTCGTCAGCCAGGGCGTGCCGACGCAGCATAACCGGGTCGGCGCCAAGGGCTGCGGCGAGGCGGGTTGCGCGGGCTCGCTGCCCTCGGTGATGAACGCGGTGGTCGATGCGCTGGCGCCCCACGGCGTCACGCATCTCGACATGCCGGCGACGCCCCAGGCGATCTGGCGGGTGATTCAAGCCGGACGGGCGGGAGCAGGCCCGGACGGCGTTCAGCGCTGA
- a CDS encoding MFS transporter, with amino-acid sequence MQHLLEDDVWNARSRLTAATLGLGAFLANFDVTSVVVVMPAIGTDLGVPVGGLAWIVDAYSIAFTATLLVAGALADRFGRRRTLIIGNAWFLLASLACGLAWNSPLFLLARAAQGGGAAFLVTGAFALIASAFPAPGARARAFGIVGVVSGVAMALGPSLGGMISSGLGWRWIFLVNLPFCVLIALVVPRIVAEMRDDTGKPLDWLGVVILTLALGLVIAAILEARHSLIRMAIGLAAGAGLAALFAVRQRRQPRPMLDPAVFASRPMAGVAALLLAVSAGYWAVLVYLPLFLGAAFGWTARSAGLGLMAATLPMLVIPPFGGYLASRLGWRRLFAAALTLLALGGCALAAAALTQATVLALAWAFAGMMLIGTGAALSHPQLSGAVLALAPPEASGMASAVTVIARQAGFAMGVAALGALAPFDLAAAGFVWPFGFAAVASMCGVLACLLLPASLNGRHRAGA; translated from the coding sequence ATGCAGCACCTTCTGGAAGACGATGTCTGGAATGCCCGTAGCCGGCTGACCGCGGCCACGCTCGGCCTTGGCGCCTTCCTGGCGAATTTCGACGTGACCTCGGTCGTGGTCGTCATGCCGGCAATCGGGACGGATCTCGGCGTCCCTGTGGGTGGTTTGGCCTGGATCGTCGATGCCTACAGCATCGCCTTTACCGCGACCTTGCTCGTGGCCGGCGCCCTGGCTGACCGCTTCGGCCGGCGGCGGACGCTCATCATCGGGAATGCCTGGTTCCTCCTGGCGTCCCTGGCCTGTGGCCTTGCGTGGAATAGTCCGCTCTTCCTCCTGGCTCGCGCGGCCCAGGGCGGCGGCGCGGCCTTTCTCGTGACCGGGGCTTTCGCCTTGATCGCCTCCGCGTTTCCGGCACCGGGAGCGCGGGCCCGCGCCTTCGGCATCGTCGGCGTCGTTTCCGGGGTCGCCATGGCGCTGGGGCCGAGCCTGGGCGGCATGATCAGCTCCGGGCTGGGATGGCGCTGGATCTTCCTGGTCAATCTGCCGTTCTGCGTCCTGATCGCGCTTGTGGTGCCGCGTATCGTGGCCGAGATGCGCGACGACACGGGCAAGCCGCTGGACTGGCTCGGGGTCGTCATCCTGACCCTGGCGCTGGGGCTGGTGATCGCTGCCATTCTGGAGGCCCGCCATTCGCTGATCCGCATGGCGATCGGGCTCGCGGCGGGGGCCGGGCTTGCCGCGTTGTTCGCGGTCCGGCAACGGCGGCAGCCGCGGCCGATGCTCGATCCGGCCGTTTTCGCGAGCCGCCCGATGGCCGGCGTCGCCGCCTTGCTGCTGGCCGTCTCGGCGGGATATTGGGCCGTCCTCGTCTACCTGCCCCTTTTCCTGGGCGCGGCCTTTGGCTGGACGGCCAGGTCGGCGGGGCTCGGGCTCATGGCCGCGACCCTCCCCATGCTCGTCATCCCGCCCTTTGGCGGTTACCTCGCATCCCGGCTGGGCTGGCGGCGGCTGTTCGCGGCGGCGCTGACGCTGCTCGCGCTCGGCGGATGCGCCCTGGCCGCAGCGGCGCTCACGCAAGCAACGGTGCTGGCGCTCGCATGGGCCTTCGCCGGGATGATGCTGATCGGCACGGGGGCCGCCCTGTCGCATCCGCAATTGTCCGGGGCCGTGCTGGCGCTTGCGCCGCCGGAGGCCAGCGGCATGGCATCGGCCGTCACCGTCATCGCGAGACAGGCCGGTTTCGCGATGGGCGTCGCCGCGCTTGGCGCGCTTGCGCCGTTCGACCTTGCCGCTGCCGGCTTCGTCTGGCCCTTCGGCTTTGCCGCTGTCGCGTCGATGTGCGGCGTGCTGGCCTGCCTTCTGCTACCGGCTTCATTGAACGGAAGGCACAGGGCCGGAGCCTGA
- a CDS encoding type II toxin-antitoxin system prevent-host-death family antitoxin produces the protein MAQFSVHDAKTNLSKLIADALEGADVVIARGSVPVVRLVPVAPRGKRRFGALKGKIAIDARFDEPLPETELGGWNLS, from the coding sequence ATGGCCCAGTTCTCGGTTCACGATGCCAAGACCAACCTGTCCAAATTGATCGCGGACGCGCTTGAGGGCGCGGATGTGGTCATTGCCCGTGGCAGCGTGCCGGTGGTGCGCCTGGTGCCGGTCGCGCCACGCGGCAAGCGGCGCTTTGGCGCGCTCAAGGGAAAGATCGCCATTGATGCGCGCTTTGACGAGCCCCTGCCCGAGACTGAACTCGGGGGCTGGAATCTCAGTTGA
- a CDS encoding type II toxin-antitoxin system VapC family toxin translates to MRLLLDTHALIWWLAGDEALSRPAREAIADEANSIAVSAASAMEIATKFRIGKLPDAALLAQDFEAIIADQGFAELAITVRHARLAGEMNIAHKDPFDRLLIAQTQSEDMVLISNEALFDGFAVKRLW, encoded by the coding sequence TTGAGGCTGCTGCTCGATACCCATGCCCTGATCTGGTGGCTTGCGGGTGATGAAGCGCTGAGCCGCCCTGCCCGCGAGGCGATCGCGGACGAGGCCAACAGCATCGCCGTCAGCGCCGCCTCGGCCATGGAGATCGCCACCAAATTCCGTATCGGCAAGCTCCCCGACGCGGCGCTGCTGGCGCAAGACTTCGAGGCGATCATCGCCGATCAGGGCTTTGCCGAACTGGCGATCACCGTCCGCCATGCCCGGCTCGCCGGTGAGATGAACATTGCGCATAAGGATCCGTTCGACCGCCTGCTCATTGCCCAGACTCAATCCGAGGACATGGTGCTGATTTCGAACGAAGCCCTCTTCGACGGCTTCGCAGTCAAACGCCTCTGGTAG
- a CDS encoding LysR family transcriptional regulator: MPPFAGLLTFEAVLRLGSMTLAADELGLTQSAVSHRIRALERFFGVPLLERLNPGLRATEAGLRLARELAPLLGTIAGMRRRIADQRGPRVFRLGLSPSLLAWWLSPRLPSLCNAFPDLSIEVCTWDTAAEAARTEVDLALLWLPQAGKMQADTMQVDTTEDARELPFPSESVFPVVAPRLLGSVGPSQDWRALPLLAKGRRGEETEREWSWATWLRKGPGHETLRFRDIGSSLQAALDGNGVALARSLLVADALRQQRLVRLPGLGEAHACSNRQVARWRDPHDRTAESMAAWLVSSAGQDMADEGRSTGEGMSTGAGMATGEGMAAGAP; the protein is encoded by the coding sequence ATGCCGCCCTTCGCGGGCCTGCTCACTTTCGAGGCTGTGCTAAGGCTCGGCAGCATGACGCTCGCCGCCGATGAACTCGGCCTGACGCAGAGCGCCGTCAGTCACCGGATACGGGCGTTGGAGCGCTTCTTCGGCGTCCCCCTGCTTGAACGGCTCAATCCCGGCCTGCGCGCGACCGAGGCAGGCCTGCGGCTCGCCCGCGAGCTCGCTCCGCTGCTGGGCACGATCGCGGGCATGCGACGCCGGATCGCCGACCAGCGGGGGCCGCGGGTCTTCCGGCTCGGCCTCAGCCCGTCGCTGCTGGCTTGGTGGCTGTCGCCCCGCCTGCCCTCTCTCTGCAATGCCTTTCCAGACCTGTCCATCGAGGTTTGCACCTGGGACACGGCGGCCGAGGCCGCGCGCACCGAGGTCGACCTTGCCCTGCTGTGGCTGCCGCAGGCTGGCAAAATGCAGGCTGACACGATGCAGGTCGACACGACGGAAGACGCCCGCGAGCTGCCTTTCCCGTCCGAGAGCGTCTTCCCGGTCGTCGCACCGAGGCTGCTGGGGAGCGTCGGCCCGAGTCAGGATTGGCGGGCGCTGCCACTGCTGGCGAAAGGACGCCGAGGCGAGGAGACGGAGCGGGAATGGTCCTGGGCGACCTGGCTGCGGAAAGGTCCCGGTCATGAAACGTTGCGCTTCCGTGATATCGGCAGCTCCCTCCAGGCAGCGCTGGATGGCAACGGCGTCGCTCTGGCGCGTTCGCTGCTCGTCGCCGATGCCTTGCGTCAGCAACGCCTGGTGCGCCTGCCCGGGCTGGGCGAGGCACATGCCTGCTCCAACAGGCAGGTCGCCCGGTGGCGGGATCCCCACGACCGGACGGCCGAGAGCATGGCGGCCTGGCTCGTGTCGTCAGCGGGACAGGACATGGCCGATGAAGGCAGGTCGACTGGGGAAGGCATGTCCACAGGTGCAGGCATGGCGACAGGTGAAGGCATGGCGGCTGGCGCGCCGTGA